DNA from Nitriliruptor alkaliphilus DSM 45188:
CAGCAGCGACGGTGTGATCGACCACCGCTCGAGGTGGGCGAAGAGGCACGCGAAGACCAGTGCCACCGCCCCGACCACGAAGAGCACCACGTCGAGCACGGCGTCCTCCTACCCGGCGGACCGCTCGTACCAGACCGACTCCGCGGCGAAGGCGGACAGCCGGCGTCGGTGCTCGAGGAGTCGGTCGAGCTGGTCGGCGAACGTCGCGTCGTCCACGGTCGGGATGCCGGCATCGCGCAGCGGGGCGAGATCGATGGCTGCCGGGGTGCGTGCGGACGCCAGGTCGAGGTCGAGGTTGTCGAGCAGCTGCGTGGTGGCGTGTCGGAAGTGGGCGAGCGCCTGGGGGTGGGGGCGCGACGGCTCGGTCACGCCGGCCTCCAGGATGGTCACCGCCTCGTCGAGGGCGTGGAGCTGGATCGCCAGATCGGTCCTCGGACTGGCGCTGTGGAAGTAGTGCAGGATCGGGTAGGCGAGGTGGCGCTCGGCGGTCTGCAGGACCTGCTCGGCCAGCCGGGGCAGTTGGGCCTCCACCCACCGGAAGGAACCCTCGTGCCAGCTGCGCAGGACGATCTCGTGGGGTGACGCACCCAGCCCGGCGATGGAGTTCGCCTGTGCCCGGCGGACGGTGACGGCGGTGACGACCGGGATGAAGTAGGTGATGGCCAGCGTGGTCAACGCGAGGCCGGATGCCACGGCGAAGCCGGTCAGCATCTGCCACGGTGGTCCGTTCGGTACCACGTCGCCCACACCGAGGGTGAAGATCGTGAAGCCCGCGTAGTAGACGCGGGACCAGCCATCGGCGGGTTCTCCGTCGAGGAACGTCACCACGGCGTCCGGGCTCGACGAGAAGATCAGGGCCCACCCGCTCCAGAGCAGCAGCAGCCACGTGCCGACCGTCAACACCACCACGACGGGGCCCGAAAGACGCATCGTGACCGATCCGGGCCGGGCGAACCGTCCCACGATCGACCACACGGCTCGGGCGACCCGTGAGGTCAGCGGCCCGCCTGCGCTGGAGGCCACCACGGTGGTGGAGAGGGCGTCGTAGGTGACCGTGCCGAGCAGCAGAACCCCGACCGGGAGCATCCAGACCGACATCGGGCCTCCGTGGTGTCAGTGCTGCGGGCGCTCCTCGTCGGACAGCGGCGCGGTCTGACCGTCGTCCTCGGTCATGCGGTCGGCGACGTCGGCGTCGAAGCCCTGCGACTCGGGCAGATCGTCGGACGACCTCGCTGCCCGCGGTGGCTCGTCGTCGCGGTGGAACGGATCGGGGTCGTCGACCCGTCCGGCACCCACATCGAGCCCGTCGGCATCGGGGCTGCCCTGGAGTTCGTCGGCGATCTCGGCGGCGTCGATGTCGTCCGGCTCGATCACGTCGTCACGGGGTGGCTGGTCGTCGGTGTGCCGTTCGACCTCGAAGCTGGTGTTGTCGTCGCGGACGTTGTCGTCACGCACGCTCACGGTGGCCTCCTCGTCGGGTGGTCCACCGTGGTCCGGATGTCGAGGCGATGGGGCCCGGGACCACGGACGAAGGGCCGGCGCCCCGACCGATCCGTTGGACGGATGGCGGGGACCGGCCCTCGAGGTCCGCGGCGGTCAGGCAGCGAGGTCGGCGCCCTCACGCTCGATGCGTGCCTGGGCGCCGATCTCGGCGAGCGCGTCGACGGTCCGCGACGAGCGGCGGACGAGGCCACGGACCATGCCGGGGAGGTCGTCGGGGACCGACAAGCGCACGACCCGCTTGACGACGGTGCCGAACTGCTTGTGCAACGGGCCGGTGTTGTAGGGCAGGTCGTAGCGGTCGGCGAGCTCGCGGACGTCGGCCGCGATCGAGGCGTAGCGCCAGGCCGGCAGGTCCGGGAAGAGGTGGTGCTCGATCTGGTGCGACAGGTTGCCGGTCAGCACGTGGAAGACCGGGCCGCCCGTGAGGTTCGCCGAACCGAGCATCTGCCGCAGGTACCACCGCGCCCGGGTCTCGCCCTCGATGTCCTCCTCGGTGAACATCTCGACACCCTCGGGGAAGTGGCCGCAGAAGATGACGGTGAAGGCCCACACGTTGCGCAGCAGGTTGGCGCCGAGGTTGCCGGCGATCACGAACGGTGCGGCCGGGCCGGCCAGCAGCGGGAACAGCAGGTAGTCCTTCTTGGCCTGCGCCCCCGCCTTGGCGCGGATGGCGGCGAGGATCGGCTTGGCGTCGTCCATCGGCTTGTCGCCGCTGGTGAGCTTCTCGACCTCGAGTTCGTGCAGCGCGACCCCGTACTGGAACATCAGCGACAGCAGGAACATGGAGAGCGGGTTGCCGAGGTCGCGTGGGCGCCAGCGCTGCAGCTCGCTGACCCGCAGCAGGCCGTAGCCGACGTCCCGGTCCTTGCCGACGACGTTGGTGTAGGTGTGGTGGACCACGTTGTGGCCGTGCTTCCACTGGCTGGCCGGCGCCGCGTTGTCCCACTCGTAGGCCGAGGAGTGCAGGCGCGGGTCCTCCATCCAGTCGTACTGGCCGTGCATGATGTTGTGGCCGATCTCCATGTTGTCGAGGATCTTGGAGAGGCCGAGCGCGGCGGCACCGCCGATGAGGGCCGGCG
Protein-coding regions in this window:
- a CDS encoding fatty acid desaturase; the protein is MPPCAAHLTAEQVDELGRELDAIRQRHLDDLGETDRRYIHAMVRLQKALEVGGRGLLFAGFFPPALIGGAAALGLSKILDNMEIGHNIMHGQYDWMEDPRLHSSAYEWDNAAPASQWKHGHNVVHHTYTNVVGKDRDVGYGLLRVSELQRWRPRDLGNPLSMFLLSLMFQYGVALHELEVEKLTSGDKPMDDAKPILAAIRAKAGAQAKKDYLLFPLLAGPAAPFVIAGNLGANLLRNVWAFTVIFCGHFPEGVEMFTEEDIEGETRARWYLRQMLGSANLTGGPVFHVLTGNLSHQIEHHLFPDLPAWRYASIAADVRELADRYDLPYNTGPLHKQFGTVVKRVVRLSVPDDLPGMVRGLVRRSSRTVDALAEIGAQARIEREGADLAA
- a CDS encoding potassium channel family protein, with protein sequence MSVWMLPVGVLLLGTVTYDALSTTVVASSAGGPLTSRVARAVWSIVGRFARPGSVTMRLSGPVVVVLTVGTWLLLLWSGWALIFSSSPDAVVTFLDGEPADGWSRVYYAGFTIFTLGVGDVVPNGPPWQMLTGFAVASGLALTTLAITYFIPVVTAVTVRRAQANSIAGLGASPHEIVLRSWHEGSFRWVEAQLPRLAEQVLQTAERHLAYPILHYFHSASPRTDLAIQLHALDEAVTILEAGVTEPSRPHPQALAHFRHATTQLLDNLDLDLASARTPAAIDLAPLRDAGIPTVDDATFADQLDRLLEHRRRLSAFAAESVWYERSAG